From Sporosarcina sp. Marseille-Q4943, the proteins below share one genomic window:
- a CDS encoding YfhH family protein produces METKKYSEMNEHELRSEIGSLMEKARKAEQLGMINEFAVYQRKALMAKSYMIDPSTIIPGEIYRIEGDEGVFFHVDYLKGRFAWGYRLGGERAEEALPIAMLQSVKTGK; encoded by the coding sequence ATGGAGACTAAAAAATATAGTGAAATGAATGAACACGAGTTGCGTTCGGAAATCGGCAGCCTGATGGAAAAAGCACGCAAGGCGGAGCAATTGGGCATGATCAATGAGTTTGCCGTCTACCAACGTAAGGCGCTTATGGCGAAATCATATATGATCGACCCGTCAACAATCATTCCCGGGGAAATCTACAGAATCGAAGGGGATGAAGGAGTCTTTTTCCACGTCGACTACTTGAAAGGCCGCTTTGCATGGGGATACCGATTAGGCGGCGAACGTGCGGAAGAGGCGCTGCCAATTGCAATGTTGCAATCGGTAAAAACGGGCAAATAA
- a CDS encoding polysaccharide deacetylase family protein: MVEQHGPGILMAAFIIVVGILFNPFSAQAEEFHWGFKKATNGVPPNAGSAFESMLDRHGAIYKGKPDAKIAYLTFDNGYENGYTEKILDALKKEEVPATFFLTGHYLKSAAPLVQRMVKDGHGIGNHSYDHPNMANLSEARMEEEWKKFDELLYKTAGVERTVYARPPEGIFNDAVLRKGNELGYRHIFWSVAFIDWHANKPRGRDYAYNELMKQLHPGAVILMHTVSPDNAEALPDFIRDAKKAGYEFRSLDDLVLEYENVHSILR, encoded by the coding sequence ATGGTAGAACAACATGGCCCCGGGATTCTTATGGCTGCCTTCATCATCGTTGTAGGCATTTTATTTAATCCGTTTTCTGCTCAAGCCGAGGAATTCCATTGGGGATTCAAAAAAGCAACGAATGGAGTCCCTCCGAACGCGGGATCAGCTTTTGAATCGATGCTCGATAGACATGGTGCCATCTACAAAGGAAAGCCGGACGCAAAAATCGCCTATTTGACTTTCGATAATGGCTACGAAAACGGTTATACCGAAAAGATTTTGGATGCATTGAAAAAAGAGGAAGTCCCTGCGACATTCTTTCTGACGGGCCACTATTTGAAAAGCGCTGCCCCGCTTGTTCAGCGGATGGTGAAGGATGGACATGGAATCGGAAACCATTCCTATGATCATCCGAACATGGCGAATCTATCGGAAGCAAGAATGGAGGAAGAATGGAAGAAGTTCGATGAGCTCCTCTATAAGACGGCAGGAGTCGAGCGTACGGTTTACGCAAGGCCCCCTGAAGGCATTTTCAACGATGCCGTCTTGCGTAAAGGCAACGAGTTAGGTTACCGCCATATATTCTGGTCCGTCGCATTCATCGATTGGCATGCCAATAAGCCGCGCGGTCGAGACTATGCCTATAATGAGCTCATGAAGCAGCTGCATCCCGGAGCCGTCATTCTTATGCACACTGTGTCTCCCGATAATGCGGAAGCATTGCCGGACTTCATCCGCGATGCGAAGAAAGCAGGCTATGAATTCCGGTCGCTGGATGATCTCGTCCTTGAATATGAAAATGTCCATTCGATTTTGCGATGA
- the recX gene encoding recombination regulator RecX, with translation MPVITKITQQKRDSERYNIFLDETYAFSVHESVLVKFGLTKGMQLDEWSMDEITYDDQIEKAFNRALHYLSFRMRSEFEVKKKLMELEFGEAVVLEAIVKLRRLGFLDDEAFSEALMRTQKNASNKGPKAIQQELQKKGVGKELQQQVLENYSEEEQFTVAKKLAEKAARSNRNIAPAQLKQKIQNALARKGFSFELISSVMEEIDFGRDEDEWDSIISTVGEKAWRRYKLKHSGYELRNRVKQAMYQKGIPFERIDSFIEKKENEEDGD, from the coding sequence TTGCCTGTTATAACGAAAATAACACAACAAAAACGTGATAGCGAACGTTATAATATATTCCTAGACGAAACATACGCCTTCAGCGTCCATGAATCCGTCCTCGTCAAATTCGGACTGACAAAAGGAATGCAGCTCGACGAATGGTCGATGGACGAAATCACATACGATGACCAAATCGAAAAAGCATTCAATCGCGCGCTCCATTACCTATCCTTCCGAATGCGTAGCGAATTCGAAGTGAAAAAGAAACTGATGGAATTGGAATTCGGAGAAGCCGTCGTCCTCGAAGCAATCGTCAAATTGAGAAGGCTTGGATTCCTTGACGATGAGGCTTTTTCCGAAGCATTAATGCGAACACAGAAAAACGCATCAAACAAAGGTCCAAAAGCGATCCAACAAGAACTGCAGAAAAAAGGGGTCGGGAAGGAGTTGCAGCAACAAGTGCTTGAAAACTATTCAGAGGAAGAACAATTTACAGTCGCTAAAAAGCTAGCCGAAAAGGCGGCCCGCTCAAACCGCAATATTGCACCGGCGCAACTGAAGCAAAAAATCCAAAATGCGCTAGCCCGCAAAGGCTTCTCCTTTGAATTGATCAGCAGTGTCATGGAAGAAATCGATTTCGGCAGGGATGAAGATGAATGGGATTCAATAATTAGTACGGTCGGCGAAAAAGCATGGCGTAGATACAAATTAAAGCATTCCGGCTATGAATTACGGAATCGTGTCAAACAAGCGATGTACCAAAAAGGGATTCCGTTCGAACGGATTGACAGTTTCATCGAAAAAAAGGAGAACGAAGAAGATGGAGACTAA
- the mutY gene encoding A/G-specific adenine glycosylase: MQLFERKLESEFRKALITWYLEEKRDLPWRRTSNPYHIWVSEVMLQQTRVETVIPYYERFIEKFPTLSDLAYAKEEDVLKMWEGLGYYSRARNLQAGVKEVVEEYGSRIPENRKDISKLKGVGPYTAGAVLSIAFGVPEHAVDGNVMRVLSRILLIEEDIAIPRTRKLFEEVVMALIDKDDPSSFNQGLMELGATICTPRPKCLLCPVRDFCTAFHEGRQEELPVKSKKVKMKTVPILSFAIRNTEGKWLLTQRPSKGLLANMWEFPMVENNAGSLDKVVKAELGINVEVITPLIEFRHIFSHLTWEMKSYFAVTDDAAPEGFTFFTNEEVEALPKAVPVIKVWDELKKTNNFLKGILE, translated from the coding sequence ATGCAATTATTTGAACGGAAACTTGAAAGTGAATTTAGGAAAGCATTAATTACATGGTATTTGGAAGAAAAGAGGGATCTTCCTTGGAGAAGGACGTCAAATCCCTATCATATATGGGTGTCGGAAGTGATGTTGCAACAGACACGTGTCGAAACGGTCATCCCTTATTATGAACGTTTTATTGAAAAATTTCCGACGCTATCCGATTTGGCGTATGCGAAGGAAGAAGATGTCTTGAAAATGTGGGAAGGGCTTGGCTATTATTCCCGTGCGCGGAACTTGCAGGCTGGCGTAAAGGAAGTTGTAGAAGAGTACGGAAGCCGGATTCCTGAAAATCGGAAAGACATTTCCAAATTGAAAGGCGTCGGTCCATATACTGCAGGAGCCGTGCTCAGCATCGCTTTCGGCGTTCCGGAGCATGCTGTCGATGGGAATGTGATGAGAGTCCTGTCACGAATCTTATTAATCGAAGAGGATATCGCGATTCCGCGTACGCGAAAACTATTCGAGGAAGTCGTCATGGCGTTAATTGACAAAGACGATCCATCGTCGTTCAATCAAGGTCTGATGGAGCTCGGGGCTACAATTTGCACGCCACGACCGAAATGCCTTTTATGCCCGGTTCGTGATTTCTGCACAGCTTTCCACGAAGGAAGGCAGGAGGAACTGCCGGTGAAGTCCAAAAAAGTGAAGATGAAGACAGTGCCTATTCTTTCCTTCGCCATCAGGAATACCGAAGGAAAATGGTTATTGACGCAAAGGCCGTCAAAAGGGCTCTTGGCAAATATGTGGGAGTTTCCGATGGTGGAAAACAATGCGGGCTCTCTAGATAAAGTAGTGAAAGCCGAACTTGGAATAAATGTCGAAGTGATTACGCCATTGATCGAGTTCAGACATATCTTTTCCCATCTGACGTGGGAAATGAAAAGTTATTTTGCGGTAACCGATGATGCAGCACCTGAGGGCTTTACGTTTTTTACAAACGAAGAAGTTGAGGCATTGCCAAAAGCGGTCCCGGTTATAAAAGTTTGGGACGAACTGAAAAAAACCAACAACTTCCTAAAAGGAATTCTAGAATAA
- a CDS encoding OsmC family protein produces the protein MKFEMTENGFETETSFGKLQISSNDEYGFRPYQLLVSSIAVCSGGVLRKILERKRLPAKNISIEVKEVVRNEEVANRVEKIHLHFLIEREKIEDEQMKKIMHVTAKNCSMVQSVIDSIEVVETYEFVG, from the coding sequence ATGAAATTCGAAATGACTGAAAATGGATTTGAAACGGAGACTTCGTTCGGCAAGCTGCAAATTTCCTCGAATGACGAATACGGATTCCGTCCATACCAACTTTTAGTTTCATCCATCGCAGTATGCAGCGGAGGCGTTCTACGGAAGATCCTTGAAAGAAAAAGGTTGCCTGCAAAAAATATTAGCATCGAAGTGAAGGAAGTCGTCCGGAATGAGGAAGTTGCAAACCGTGTGGAAAAGATCCATCTTCATTTTCTAATTGAACGTGAAAAAATTGAAGATGAACAGATGAAGAAGATCATGCATGTAACGGCAAAGAACTGTTCAATGGTTCAGTCTGTCATTGATTCAATCGAGGTCGTCGAAACGTATGAATTTGTAGGATGA
- a CDS encoding metal-dependent hydrolase yields the protein MDTGTHIVMGAAVCGLTLADPVVASDSVTMTAVFIGVVSGSLIPDVDTVLKLRNNAVYIRNHRGITHSVPAVLLWPLVISILLSFLFPEAAFYHLWAWTFLAVFLHVFVDIFNAYGTQALRPFSNKWVAIGVINTFDPIIFALHIIAIVAWAFGAEPVLTFTLLYIVVFFYYLLRFAVKAAVTRAVRNTIPDAEDIFIAPTMHFFQWRVAASNKKCHYVGRAYGRSVNIYDKFEREPMPNSPYIDAAMEDKNIQAFVSFSPIYRWSVSYVGHLYEVRLIDLRYRSKSYYPFVAVAHINEEMEVINSYTGWIFSEDKLRKKLNFIPNS from the coding sequence TTGGATACCGGAACACATATTGTCATGGGCGCCGCCGTTTGCGGTTTGACATTGGCGGATCCAGTCGTTGCCTCAGATTCAGTCACGATGACAGCGGTGTTTATCGGAGTCGTCTCAGGCTCTTTGATACCTGATGTCGATACTGTACTTAAATTGAGGAATAATGCGGTTTATATACGAAATCATCGCGGAATTACACATTCGGTGCCTGCGGTCCTGCTTTGGCCGCTTGTCATCTCGATTTTGCTGTCATTCCTTTTTCCCGAGGCAGCCTTCTATCATCTATGGGCATGGACTTTCTTAGCGGTGTTTTTGCACGTTTTCGTAGACATTTTCAACGCATATGGAACCCAGGCGTTACGGCCGTTTTCTAATAAATGGGTTGCCATTGGGGTTATCAATACGTTTGACCCGATCATTTTTGCGTTGCACATTATCGCAATTGTTGCATGGGCGTTCGGCGCAGAACCTGTTCTGACGTTCACGCTTTTGTACATTGTCGTTTTCTTCTATTATTTGTTGCGTTTTGCCGTCAAAGCAGCAGTCACACGTGCCGTACGCAATACGATTCCGGATGCCGAAGATATTTTCATCGCACCGACAATGCATTTCTTCCAATGGAGAGTTGCAGCGTCCAATAAGAAATGTCACTATGTCGGAAGAGCATATGGCCGTTCTGTCAATATATACGACAAGTTCGAACGCGAGCCAATGCCGAACTCACCTTATATCGATGCAGCGATGGAAGATAAGAACATCCAGGCATTCGTGTCTTTTTCACCAATCTATAGATGGTCAGTTTCTTATGTCGGACATTTGTATGAAGTACGCCTCATCGATTTGCGCTATCGGAGCAAGAGCTATTATCCGTTCGTCGCTGTCGCACACATTAATGAAGAAATGGAAGTCATCAATTCGTACACAGGATGGATATTTTCGGAGGACAAACTCCGTAAAAAACTCAATTTCATTCCTAATTCATAA
- a CDS encoding TIGR01777 family oxidoreductase: MKVVIAGGSGFIGQHITDLLVENGHEIIILSRNEKPDSENLKYVLWLQEGAVPEKVIGEPDVFINLAGVSINDGRWSEAHQKRIYDSRMEAADELIRMIGKMNIKPSLFINASAIGIYPASETAMYTEESTEVATDFLGRTVNDWEKKAATLNDLGIRTVYTRFGLVLGKDEGALPLMVLPYKMYVGGRVGSGRQWVSWVHVRDVARAVLHVMQNGQLEGAVNVTAPFPLRMDEFGKMIGATMRRPHWLPVPSAVMKLALGKKSSLVLEGQYVKPEKLLADGFEFDFPIPSLALENLL, encoded by the coding sequence ATGAAAGTTGTTATTGCGGGTGGTTCTGGTTTTATTGGACAACATATTACAGATCTACTAGTAGAGAACGGTCATGAAATCATCATTCTTTCACGGAATGAAAAACCTGACAGCGAGAATTTGAAATATGTGCTTTGGCTGCAAGAGGGAGCTGTTCCGGAGAAAGTGATTGGCGAGCCGGATGTGTTTATTAACCTTGCTGGGGTCTCGATTAATGATGGACGTTGGTCGGAGGCCCATCAGAAGCGGATTTATGATAGCAGGATGGAAGCGGCGGACGAACTGATTCGAATGATAGGCAAGATGAATATCAAACCGTCTCTCTTCATTAATGCTAGCGCTATTGGAATTTATCCCGCTTCAGAAACCGCAATGTACACGGAGGAATCTACTGAAGTTGCGACAGACTTTCTTGGCAGGACGGTGAATGATTGGGAGAAAAAAGCGGCTACGTTGAACGACTTAGGGATACGGACCGTATACACCCGGTTCGGTCTCGTTCTTGGAAAAGATGAGGGTGCTTTGCCGCTCATGGTTTTGCCGTATAAAATGTATGTCGGCGGCAGAGTCGGCTCGGGACGGCAATGGGTTTCCTGGGTGCATGTGCGAGACGTAGCAAGAGCCGTTCTGCACGTTATGCAAAATGGCCAATTGGAAGGCGCGGTCAATGTCACCGCACCATTCCCCCTCCGGATGGATGAGTTCGGGAAAATGATTGGCGCCACTATGCGCCGGCCGCATTGGCTCCCTGTTCCATCCGCCGTCATGAAGCTAGCGCTTGGAAAAAAAAGCTCGCTTGTGCTGGAAGGGCAGTATGTGAAGCCTGAAAAGCTATTGGCGGACGGCTTTGAATTCGATTTTCCAATTCCGTCCTTGGCTTTGGAAAATTTGCTGTAA
- a CDS encoding SE1561 family protein yields the protein MDNRQSNNHVDELKSRLHQFLEKLESIEPETTDLDDIDQLIDLIDELENQMNKLKKDQ from the coding sequence TTGGATAATAGGCAAAGCAATAATCATGTCGACGAGTTGAAAAGTCGTCTCCATCAATTTTTGGAGAAGCTTGAATCGATCGAGCCAGAAACGACTGACCTCGACGATATCGATCAACTAATCGATTTGATCGATGAACTGGAAAACCAAATGAATAAACTAAAAAAAGATCAATGA
- a CDS encoding MFS transporter, whose protein sequence is MSTTTTAEQRRFWILVIIVSISGFSQGMLLPLISAIFERDGISSALNGLNATGLYIGTLLVSPFMEAPLRKYGYKPVIVLGGIIVFLSLLMFPLWKNVVFWFILRLLIGIGDHALHFSTQTWITSTSKQQTLGRNIAIYGLSFSLGFAVGPLFAPLVNVHEGLPFIVSGLLCMSAWLLVFKLKNDYPEVMKGNVEAGSFLKRSKSTIAIAWIAFLGPFGYGFLESSLNAMYPVYALRNGLELTSVSMILAIFSTGGIISQLPLGMLSDKFGRQMVLPITYGGGAIAFWAASLVGNSVPFIMLTVFIAGVFVGSIFSLGISYMSDLTPKDLLPTGNLLCGIFFSIGSLTGPFTGGLFLEFVENVSYFLIISILFVVLFIVSLYGMKRKSIFI, encoded by the coding sequence ATGAGTACAACAACAACTGCCGAACAGCGGCGGTTTTGGATTCTTGTCATCATCGTCTCGATTTCAGGCTTTTCCCAAGGTATGTTATTACCTCTCATTTCCGCCATTTTCGAGCGGGATGGAATTTCGAGCGCATTAAATGGCCTGAATGCAACAGGCTTATACATAGGAACGCTTCTCGTGTCCCCATTCATGGAAGCTCCATTGCGTAAATATGGCTACAAACCCGTCATCGTATTAGGCGGCATTATCGTCTTTTTATCATTGCTTATGTTCCCATTGTGGAAAAATGTCGTCTTTTGGTTCATCCTCCGTTTGTTAATAGGCATCGGAGATCATGCCCTTCATTTTTCGACACAAACGTGGATAACAAGTACATCGAAGCAACAAACATTAGGCAGGAATATTGCGATCTATGGCTTGTCATTCAGCTTAGGTTTTGCTGTAGGTCCGCTTTTTGCACCGCTAGTAAATGTCCATGAAGGGCTGCCGTTCATCGTTTCAGGTTTATTATGCATGTCTGCATGGCTGCTCGTCTTCAAGTTAAAGAATGATTACCCGGAAGTGATGAAAGGGAATGTGGAAGCCGGAAGCTTCTTGAAACGGTCGAAAAGCACGATCGCGATTGCATGGATCGCTTTTTTAGGACCGTTCGGCTACGGATTCCTGGAATCTTCTTTAAATGCGATGTACCCGGTATATGCACTGCGAAATGGTTTAGAACTCACGTCCGTGTCGATGATCCTCGCCATTTTTTCAACAGGGGGCATCATTTCACAGTTGCCGCTCGGCATGCTTTCGGACAAGTTTGGAAGACAAATGGTCCTTCCGATAACATACGGGGGAGGAGCAATCGCCTTTTGGGCTGCGAGTTTGGTGGGGAACTCAGTCCCTTTCATCATGCTGACCGTTTTCATTGCAGGCGTTTTTGTTGGGTCGATCTTCTCGCTCGGCATTTCATATATGTCCGACCTCACTCCGAAGGATCTATTGCCGACCGGTAATTTGCTTTGCGGCATCTTCTTCAGCATTGGCAGTCTTACTGGACCGTTTACAGGCGGGCTTTTCCTAGAGTTCGTCGAAAATGTCAGCTATTTTCTCATCATCTCGATCCTGTTCGTCGTGTTGTTTATCGTCTCGCTTTACGGTATGAAAAGAAAAAGCATCTTTATTTAA
- a CDS encoding M23 family metallopeptidase, with translation MRYLRFCLILVTFSMAFLTACNTEEEKVKDSVQDEKMLKPNELSNAFLNGDYEKVYRQTSKAFQDAVTLKQFQELGEEFNKDVTIYILQSEIPYGNGAKKYIWTDDSGSKGMVAIFDEDDIIQGLQVMPLSMYPETDNIYTETVFDFPFQDKWFVFWGGTNSLVNYHYAYENQRYAYDFVVMNEKSTYEGDPTLNESYYAFGKEYLAPADGMVVKVENSVKDNKPVGRMNKKQPLGNYVILDHGNKEFSYLVHFKYQSIVVKEGDKVKKGDLLGLVGNSGNSSEPHIHFHVADSSDPLTSKSINITFDRENKFIHGDFVE, from the coding sequence TTGAGGTATTTGAGGTTTTGTTTAATACTGGTTACTTTTTCAATGGCTTTCTTAACCGCTTGTAATACTGAAGAGGAGAAGGTAAAAGATTCTGTTCAAGATGAGAAAATGTTGAAGCCGAACGAATTGTCCAATGCTTTTCTAAATGGGGACTATGAGAAGGTGTACAGACAGACGAGCAAAGCGTTTCAGGATGCAGTTACCTTGAAGCAGTTTCAAGAGTTAGGTGAAGAATTTAATAAAGACGTTACTATATATATATTACAATCTGAAATCCCTTATGGTAATGGCGCCAAGAAATACATTTGGACAGATGATAGTGGTTCTAAAGGGATGGTGGCAATCTTTGATGAGGATGATATTATCCAAGGATTGCAGGTTATGCCACTCTCTATGTATCCGGAAACTGATAACATCTATACAGAAACAGTATTTGATTTTCCTTTTCAAGATAAGTGGTTTGTGTTTTGGGGAGGTACGAATAGCCTGGTTAATTACCATTATGCATATGAAAACCAGCGCTATGCTTACGACTTTGTGGTAATGAATGAGAAGAGCACCTATGAAGGAGATCCTACCTTAAACGAAAGCTATTATGCATTTGGTAAGGAATACTTGGCCCCGGCTGATGGAATGGTTGTTAAAGTGGAAAATAGCGTGAAGGATAATAAACCGGTTGGTAGAATGAATAAGAAGCAGCCCTTGGGGAATTATGTCATCCTTGACCATGGGAATAAGGAATTCAGTTATCTTGTTCATTTCAAATACCAGTCGATTGTAGTAAAGGAAGGGGATAAGGTTAAGAAGGGTGACCTGCTTGGACTAGTTGGTAATTCAGGGAATTCCAGCGAACCGCATATCCACTTTCATGTGGCTGATTCTTCGGACCCACTGACTTCAAAAAGCATTAATATTACATTTGATCGGGAGAATAAATTTATCCATGGGGATTTTGTGGAGTAA